The stretch of DNA ATTAACAGTCCAAAAATAACTCCAAATACCAAATATTCCGTTAATATAATCCCCTTATACACAAGATAAAAAGAAACTGCAAAAAATAGCAATATTTGAATAATGCTTAAAGCCCTCATAATTAGCCACCTTGCAAAATAGAATTAAGAGCCACTTCTAAGATTTTATAGTCTTTCCAATTCCTATATGTTCTTTTCAACTCTACAACCTTATCCATGAATTTTTGTTTTTTCTCATCATCTAAATTCATCTTTTTTGCAATCATCCCAGCAAACGTCTTTAATTGTTGCATATTAGAACATGATGCATTTTTGTATATAGAGCTCCCAAGCAAAACATGACACTTTGAATTCTCCAAATCCACATTTACAGCCTTAACCTCCCCTTCTAAGTAGTCTTTCTGAAAACATACTACAGGATTTAAACAATGAGGACAGATATGAACATAGACCATACTATCCCCTCTAAAATTAATTGCAAAAAAAATAACGACACTCCCAACTACCCAAAACCTGCCCTCCATCACAGCCAGTGGCTCAGGAGGGGAGACCCAAAAAGAGCCAATACTTTTAATATAAGTAGTCTATCTGTAAATTCAATAAATCTTTTACTATCGTGCGTATTTTTTGAAAATACAAATTTGTTCGTATATATTGATTTATATAAATTTACAAATGAAAGGGCTAATAAAAAAATAAATTTAAGCCACATTTTTTATAAGTTTTTTCCTCTCCTCTAAAAGCCTCTCCACCTCATTTTCCAAATTTCTCTCCCTAATCAATGCCCTAATACCCTTAATCAACAATCCCTTATTATCCGCACCAATCAATGCTTTAACAATATCAATCATAGCCTTTTCCTCTTCATTTAAATTTTTAGCATAAAAAGCATGATTTTTCTTCGCCATACCCCCACCCCAATCATTTTCTCCTAACCAGTCCCTTCAATTGCTTCCTCCAATTTTTTAACTCATCATCTATTCTCTTAATCTCTTTATTTAACCTTTTAATTTCCTCATTTATCAATCTCTTCTGCCTCCTTCTTCTTTCTAATTCTTTCAATAACTCTGCCTTCTCCGCCTTTAAATTATCCAGATATAATAAAATATTATCAATATTATTTGCACTTACTGTTATTTCCATAATCATCACCAAAAACTCTCTTATAAATCTCTTTTAACTCTTCTTTTGTCAAAACAACCATATCATGATTATCCACAATAATCCCCTTTTCCACTTCTTCAATCAAAAAAACATCCTCACTCTCCTTTATCACTCTTAACCTCCTAAAATAACCCTCCATATTAACCTCCTTTTCATAAATAACTTCATCTCTCTCCATCATCATCACCTAATAATCTCTTTATACCCACAGTCTTCGCAGTAAAGTTCAATCACTCTACCTTCTCCATCGCAAATCTCTTCCAAAGTTCCCCCACATCTTGGACAGATTTCTTCATCTTCATCCCCCCATGAATCATTCTTTTTATTTTCTTCATCTTTCTGTTCTTTCAATAGCTCACTTGGAAGTTCTCCCCTCTCAACTAACTTTGCCAAAACCTTCACAGCTCCCATCTCTGTCAATATGCCACAAAACAACTTATTCACAGCCCCTAACTCTTCTTTATATCTATCATATCCTAATCTATCTATCAATTTGTCCTTTAACTCCTCCAACTCATTCTTTTCAACTGACTTAACCCCTTTTTTATGAGTAATCTCAATTTCCATAAAAACCACCAAAAATATTTAAATAGAAAATTAGAAAAAAACAAAATGCTCTATGCAACAACTACTTGAAAAACATCAGCAGGAATCTCCCTAATACCCTTCCTCCCAATATCTTTTGAGTTCTCATAGACACTCTCCAAAAACTTCCTAACTTCCCCAACCTCCGTCTCAATAATACACTTAAAAGAATAATTCTCAAAACATGAGTATTTAATTTCCCTATCGCTCAAAAACTCAAAAGACGTTATTTTAAACGTCCCAGGAATCCTCAATAAAACCTCATTAGGATTAACATCACTAACTTTAATCTGCTTATAGCCCTTCTGAATAGCCAACCTAATCATTTCCTTAATCTCATCAGGAGTTTTCTTAATCCTCAACATACTCCCACCTCAGAATTTTTTTAGATTTATAAAATCACCAGAATCAACTTATTTAAAATGCAAATGTTAATTATCCTATTACATTTATCATAACAAACCCCAAAACCTACAAACTGCCCAAAATCGATAACATCTACTTTCATCCAACCACCAAAAAGCCCATTATAAATCTTCATGGCAATATTGTCCTAACAATATCGTAATACAGTATTTCTACCGCCTCTTCCATTTTATTCTTTTTCAGCTCTTCAAAGAATCTACCAAATACTTTTTTTACCAGCTCCTCAATCTCTTCATATTTTACTTCTTCAAAGTCTTTACAAGGTTCTTCAACATGCCATGCACAAAACTGACATCTATATAAGTCGTTCGGACACCTTTTTGGGCATCTGAAAACATTCTTACAGTAATAACAGCACTGCACATATGGCATTTTTAATCACCAAAATCTTTTTTAAAAGAGAAAAAAAGAACTGGTGGCGGTTTTAAGGGCAACCGCCAAGCCTTTCCTTCATCTCTAAGTATTCCTTAACCGTTATCTCTTCAACATCATCCGTTTTTGGATAAAACTTGCCTATCAACTTATCACTGATATGAATTATCCAAGTATCTCCTATCTTCTCTAAGCTCGGCCTAAACCACATCCATCCTTTACCTTCAATTAAATAACTTACATCCATTCCCATTAGTTTCATAATTTCCTTAACGTCTGGACATTGGACATTCTTAATCTCTAAAACTATCTCCTTACCGAGCTTACTCTTTTTATTTGGAACAAAATAATTATCTTTCCTCCTCCAACCGTTGCTTGGGATGTCACCTTTAACCCCTACACCATAAAATTCCAACTTCCCAAAGAAATCGTTAGTAAAATACACATCGTCCTTAGTGATGTCTTTAAAACCATATTTCTTACAGATTTTAACAATATTCTCAATGTATTTTCGCCTCCCTTCAAAATATGCTTCAATTTCTCTCTCCAATTCTGAGCCTTTTCTAACTTTGAATATCATACTCCCCCTCCGAACTCTTTTTTTTAAAAAGAGAAAAACTGGTGGCAGGGATTAAGCCCCCCGCCTGTGCTTTTTTACTTGGGCAATTTAGAAATTTCATGCTTAATTTCGTTTAACAATGCTTCAATAGTTATTCTATACGCTCCTTTACCAATGTGATTGTTATCAAGCATATTTGTGAATCTGACAATATTCCTTGCCAAAACTTTTACCTTAGTTGAATTTATCTCCGCCATAATCCCACCTCTAAGTTTTTTAATTTTTTTAAAGAAATAACGGGCATCATCCCGCCCCCTGGTCCTATTGGTCTAATTGAGGAATGAATCTAAGAACATATCCTTCCCCAAATCTCTCCATACCTACAACGAAAGCTCCAACTAAATTATCAGTCGTATATCCTGATTCTTCAAGTTTCTTCTTTAGAACATCTAATGCATTTCCATGCCTAACATCAAAATATTCATTATAGCTTAAAATAACAGCATAAGTTTGCTTTTTTAATCTCACATTATCTCCCTCCAACTCTCTTTTTATAAACAATAAATAACGGGCTTCATCCCGCCCCGTCTATTATTTAAAAAAATTAGTTATGTTGGTGGGGGTTTAGAGCTTACATCCCACCCAATCAGGGCAGGTTTTGAACCTACCCCTCATATACTTGGGTGGTCATGCCTTGACAATATTGTATAATGTCATCGATGATATATAAAATTTTCGATAATATTATATATCGTCAAGGAAATAGATAAATAATAGTTTCATCAAAATAGCACATAGACATAGAAGGAGTGTGAGAGGATGAACGCAATAGACATAAAAAAAGAATTAACAAGAATTGATGTAATATGTGACGAACTTTTAGAGTTAGAAACTACAAAAAGAGTGAAAAAAATAAGAGATGGTCTATTAAAAATCAAAGAAATTGTAAAAAGAGTAGAAGATAAAGAAATTTGTGAATGTTCAGAATGATTACTATATTCTATTTTATAAATATCATTCTACTTTCTCCTCATACAACCACTCAATATACGATTTTTCGGAATTTTGAGATTTTACAAAAATATGACCAGTCTATTTTTATTTTTACTAAATACAACCGAATTTTTTATATTTTTGTTTCTCAATTTTAATTGGTATTCGGTAAATAATCTCAAAGATTAAACTATATTTTTTAATTCGGAGACCTTTCGGAACTTATTTATAAATACGTTCCGAATAACCGCCGAATTAAAAAATAAGCAATATTACTTTACAAAACTCACCGAATAGCCACTAAAATTCTTATTTATAAATTGCCGTTATTCGGTAAAAATAACGATTATTTTATCTTATCTTGTTAAAATTAAAATAATAATCGATTTTCCGAAAATTAAAATTTTCATTGAACACCTTATTTATTTTAGTTTTAGATATCGATATCTCGTTAGACACTTTCCTTGAGTTTTATTAAAAATATTAATATAAGATATTAGCTTTTTTGGTTGGAACTTCTTAAACATTGTCGAAAATTTTATATATCATCGATGATATTATACAATATCATCAACAAAAATGTTTTATTATATAGTGGCAACAACCGTTAAAAAATGGGGGGTAGGTATGGGTATAAGAGAAGCAAAAATTAGAATTGTTAAACTCCTGCAGGCAGCTCCAAATAAATCTTTACCATGGAATGCTATAAAAGCTTTACTGGAATGTTATCATCCGACATCAACCATATATGATGCCAAAAATGAGTTGATTGAGGAAGGAATTATAAAAGAAGAAGGTAAAAAAGGGGAAAAAACAATTGTTTTAATTAAAGAGTCAGATTCAAATGTAGATATTGGATTTGGATTTAGTAGTTTTGATGATGAGATTATATTTGAAGAGGTTAGAGGTTATTTGGTTAATTATTTTAGAAACATACATAAGGAAGATATTATATGTAAGAATAATTTTGTTGTTATTGATTTAAATCATCTTTACAGCTGCGGTTTGATGGAGTTTGTTGAGTTTGTAGTAAATAATCCAGAGAGGGGATTAAAATTTTTGAAAGAATGTTATGAGGAGGCATATTATTCTCTAAATGTTGAGTATCTTCCGGAGGATTTTACCTTAACAGTAAAAAATATTCCTAAGGCATTGAGAGTTATAAACACGATTGAAGAGATTAGAAAATCTCACAAAGGAAAATTAATAGAGTTTGAAGGGATTATTGCAGTGGCATCAAAGGTTAAAGGTTACACTGAGAAAAAGTGTTTCGTATGTCAAAAGTGCGGATATGAGTGGTTAGCTGAGAACAATCTTTTTGACCCGATAAAAATAAAAAAATGTCCAAGATGTGGTGGAGATGTTGTATATAACGAAGAGAAGAGTATAGATATTGACATACAAGAGTTAAAAGTCCAACAGCCTTTAGAACAGATGAAAAACCCAGATGAAAATCCTAAATACATTACTGTTATTTTGAAAAACAGCCCTGGGATATACTCTGGAAGGGTGAGAATTGTTGGAGTTGTTAGAACATACAAAAGCACTAAGAAGAATATAGATGTAAAGGATTATTATGTTGAAGGATGGTATGTGGAAAAAGTTGATGAAAATGAAAATATATCTATATCTGAGGAAGATAAGAGACTATTTGAGAAATTAGCCAAAAGAAAAGATGTTATTGATTTATTGTCAGATAGGTTAATTCCAGAGATTAAAGGACATGAACATGTTAAGAAAGCTATATTCTTGCAACAAGTAAAAGGAACTAAAAAAAGAAGTGGTAGGAGACACAATATTCATATTTTATTAGTCGCTGACCCTGGAGTTGGAAAAACACAGATGTTGAGAAGGATAGCTAAGATTCCTGGAAATGTATATAGTTCTGTTACAACTGCGACGGCAGTAGGACTTACGGCAGCAGTTGAAAGGGAAAAAACGGAAATTGGAGATAATACTTGGGTAGTAAAGCCTGGTGTTTTAGTTAAGGCAAATGGTGGAACAGCGTGTATTGATGAGCTTGATAAAAAGAAGGATGTTCATACTGCAGTATTGGAAGCCGTTGAGAGCCAAACAATCCATGTTAATAAAGGGGGAATTAATGCTAAACTACCAGCAGAATGTGCAGTGTTGGCTGCTTGTAACCCAAAGTGGGGGAAATTTAATCCAGATGTCTCTATAGCTGAGCAGATAAATATTTACACTGCATTACTTGATAGATTTGATTTAATATTTCCTATCCGAAATGTTTCTGATAAGGACAGAGATAGAGAAATTGCGGACCATATTACAAGTTTAGCAATTTATGATAGTATTGATGAAGAAGTCGAAGGTTATGATTATATAACAGTTGAAGTTGATGGGGAGGAAATAAAGATAGATTTTGATTTTGTAGTGAAGTATATCATGTATGCAAGACAGAAAAAGGCAATACTTAGTAAAGAAGCCAAAGAAGTTTTAGACGATTGGTATGTAGAAATGAGAAAAAAGCATGAAATAACAGCAAGACAATTGGAAGGAGCTGTAAGATTGGCCGAGGCACATGCTAAGGCAAGATTGAAAGATATTGTAGAAGTAGAAGATGCTGAAGAGGCCATAACTATGATTACTGAGTGTTTGAAAGAAATTGCCTATGACCCAGAAACTGGAATCTTCGATGTGGATAAAATCTTAGGAATGTCTAAGAAAGAGAGGGATAAATTATCAATGGTCTATGAGATAATTAAAAAGTTAGCTGAGAAATCTGAGCTTGTTGAACATGAGGATGTTGTTAAAGAGGTAGAAAAGAGAGGACTGGGTGAGAAAGAATTAAAACAGATTATTGATAAACTTAAGAAGTATGGTGAAATAGATGAGCCAAGACCTGGTAGGTATAGGTTAATATAGGGTGATGAGAAATGGACAAGGCAAAACGGGGGAGGTATTTTGATTTAGATGCGTTGAATGGTTATGAGTTTGAGGAGTTTGTTGCTCGGTTGTTGAGAATGATGGGTTATGAAGATGTTCAAGTAACCCAAAGAACTGGGGATAAGGGGAAGGATATTATTGCCTATTCTAATCATGGTAAGCCATTTAAATATAAAGTTATCGTTGAGTGTAAGCATACTAAAAGTGTTGGAAGGCCTGTAATCCAAAAACTCCAAGGGGCTTTATTGCATGAGTTGGGAGACGACCCTTATATTAAAGGTATTATTGTAACCTCTGGTAAGTTCACTAAAGAGGCAATAGAATATACTGAAGAGATTAATAAAAAGCATGGCAGTTGGATGGAGATTGAGTTAATTGATGGTAGGAAATTGTATGAATTATGTAAAAAGCATGGAATTAAAATTGTTAGTGGAAATATCCAAGTAGTTTCAGATATTACCTTTAAACACTTACCAAAAGAGGAAGTTAAAAAGAGAACTATTGGTGAGTTAGAAACAATTAAAGGAATTGAAAAAACAACATATCAAGTAAAGACATGGAAATCTTACTATCCCTATTATTGTGTGAGGTATTCTGTCCATTCTCAAGTTTGCACTAAAGTTGGTTGTATTTATGAGGTAAATGTTGATGATGAGTTGTTGTTTGTTGATGGTGTTACTGGAAAAGTGCTGGATAATTTGCCTCATGGCTTTTTTAAATTTTCTCCTGAAAACCTGACTAAAATTCCTGAAGATGAAAAGAATTTAATTAGACCTTTTAATTTTTCTGTTGATGAGCTTGAACAAAAGGTTATTGACTCTATAATCAATAAATACACCAAAGAGGTTGTTTATAGGGGTAAAAATAATGTTGAGTATAGGAAAGTTTGTTCTCCAAAGAAAAAAGACATTTTAATTAAAGAATCTTGCCCAATATACTTACCTCAATATACTAACAGCATCAAAATCCAAGAAACCAACTATAATCAAAGTATTGTGGCTAATGAGAGGGATATATTTAAAATTAGTGATGATTTAGCCTTTTGTAAAGTTTGCGGTGAGACAATTCCTATTGGAGAGAGATATGTTTGTCCAGTATGTGGTAAGGTTTTAGGTCCTTGTCATGTGATTTTTGATTATTTGGATGGAACACCAGTATGCCCAGACCATGCAGTTCCAAGAAAATTGTATTTACAAACAATATACTTTGCTTCCAAGGAAAATCTTGAGAAGTTTAATAATATGTGGGCTACAATGTCGGAATGGGAGAGAATTACTACAGATACAACCTTGATGAAAGTTCTTATTGTAATTGGATTTGTTATGTTGCTATATTTGATTAAAATTTTAGGAGGACTATTTTAATTAACTACAAAAAGTAAATAGTAAAAAAATAAAGATAAAAGAAGTTGAGGGTGGGGGCTTTGAGAATCGCTACTTCCAATAGCGTTTGGATTGGGATTATTATTTTAGTAATAGTTACTTTTGCTCCTGGGATATGGTTTCTAATGCATTACAAAAGTTACAAAGTATTGCAGATTGGAAGCTATTCCCTTTCAGTAAGTTACCAGACTAACCCATTAATGTTTTATGCTGGAGTGTTTTTAATATCTTTTGGGATTATTTCCATACTTTGGGCTGGATACATCTATAACAATATTAAAAATAACCTAATTGAATATTTTAGTATCTGTCCTATCTGTAAAAGTCCGAATACTCTTGGAAAAATATCTTTTAGTATGACAATAGATGATGTTCAAACTGTTGCTTGCCAAAATTGTGGGGCTAAGTGGAAGATAAAAACTTCTGGAGCTACTGGAAATATAAAAACTGTAAAATTGGTTAAGCCGAGTGATGATGGTAGGGGGCAAGAATACCTTAGTAAGGAAACTGACCCAGAGTTTTGGGCTTCTTTAGCACGGGAAAAAGAATAAGAGCAATAAATAACATAATTTTTAGTATGGTGATTTTTATGTCTACTACTTATGAGTTAAGGATTTATGGTAAGGTTCAGCATGTTGGTTTTAGGGATAGGATTGAACATATTGGTAGGGGTTTGGGTATTTCTGGTGTTGTCTATAACCACAAGGATGGAACTGTTAGGATTTTGGCTAATTTTGATGATGAGGAGATTAAGGAACTGTTTAAAAAGAGTATTAAGGCGTTGGAAAAGAAGGATAAGCTTATAAAGATTGAGAAGATTGAGGAAAAAGAATTAAATGCTTATATTGAGTTCCCTGAGGGGATTAGTAGGTTATCTTCTGATGATATTTTGGAGTTGAATAAAAAGTTGGATGTGGGTGTTGAATATATAAAAATGATTTTTGAGAAGCTTGATACTATTGATAAAAAGTTAGATGATAAATTCGATACTATGGTTGAAATACTAAAAGAGATTAGGGATAAGCTTTAATTTCTTTTTTCTTATCACTTCTAACAGGGGCATTGTTTTTGGTCCTATGCCACTGCTATATATAATACAATTTTATAAAATTATAATTTTGAAAGTGGGCTTTCTATTTTTCTATCTCAATATTGCCATCTTAGGGGGCATTATTATGTTTAGGAAACTCTTTATAAAATATTTAGGTATTGATGAGTATGCTAAGCAAATTGAAGAGTTAAGG from Methanocaldococcus fervens AG86 encodes:
- a CDS encoding restriction endonuclease — translated: MDKAKRGRYFDLDALNGYEFEEFVARLLRMMGYEDVQVTQRTGDKGKDIIAYSNHGKPFKYKVIVECKHTKSVGRPVIQKLQGALLHELGDDPYIKGIIVTSGKFTKEAIEYTEEINKKHGSWMEIELIDGRKLYELCKKHGIKIVSGNIQVVSDITFKHLPKEEVKKRTIGELETIKGIEKTTYQVKTWKSYYPYYCVRYSVHSQVCTKVGCIYEVNVDDELLFVDGVTGKVLDNLPHGFFKFSPENLTKIPEDEKNLIRPFNFSVDELEQKVIDSIINKYTKEVVYRGKNNVEYRKVCSPKKKDILIKESCPIYLPQYTNSIKIQETNYNQSIVANERDIFKISDDLAFCKVCGETIPIGERYVCPVCGKVLGPCHVIFDYLDGTPVCPDHAVPRKLYLQTIYFASKENLEKFNNMWATMSEWERITTDTTLMKVLIVIGFVMLLYLIKILGGLF
- a CDS encoding acylphosphatase is translated as MSTTYELRIYGKVQHVGFRDRIEHIGRGLGISGVVYNHKDGTVRILANFDDEEIKELFKKSIKALEKKDKLIKIEKIEEKELNAYIEFPEGISRLSSDDILELNKKLDVGVEYIKMIFEKLDTIDKKLDDKFDTMVEILKEIRDKL
- a CDS encoding ATP-binding protein; amino-acid sequence: MGIREAKIRIVKLLQAAPNKSLPWNAIKALLECYHPTSTIYDAKNELIEEGIIKEEGKKGEKTIVLIKESDSNVDIGFGFSSFDDEIIFEEVRGYLVNYFRNIHKEDIICKNNFVVIDLNHLYSCGLMEFVEFVVNNPERGLKFLKECYEEAYYSLNVEYLPEDFTLTVKNIPKALRVINTIEEIRKSHKGKLIEFEGIIAVASKVKGYTEKKCFVCQKCGYEWLAENNLFDPIKIKKCPRCGGDVVYNEEKSIDIDIQELKVQQPLEQMKNPDENPKYITVILKNSPGIYSGRVRIVGVVRTYKSTKKNIDVKDYYVEGWYVEKVDENENISISEEDKRLFEKLAKRKDVIDLLSDRLIPEIKGHEHVKKAIFLQQVKGTKKRSGRRHNIHILLVADPGVGKTQMLRRIAKIPGNVYSSVTTATAVGLTAAVEREKTEIGDNTWVVKPGVLVKANGGTACIDELDKKKDVHTAVLEAVESQTIHVNKGGINAKLPAECAVLAACNPKWGKFNPDVSIAEQINIYTALLDRFDLIFPIRNVSDKDRDREIADHITSLAIYDSIDEEVEGYDYITVEVDGEEIKIDFDFVVKYIMYARQKKAILSKEAKEVLDDWYVEMRKKHEITARQLEGAVRLAEAHAKARLKDIVEVEDAEEAITMITECLKEIAYDPETGIFDVDKILGMSKKERDKLSMVYEIIKKLAEKSELVEHEDVVKEVEKRGLGEKELKQIIDKLKKYGEIDEPRPGRYRLI